A stretch of Myxococcus hansupus DNA encodes these proteins:
- a CDS encoding JmjC domain-containing protein: MARIDIQRRFDWDLFVTRYWNRRPVLYQATGASPFEDADAFDAALGASRGAMAPPTAIEARTDVQFTIDKGQPVQPGPWLPRDTDGSLDGYDARLAATLGSRRYALIISLLHSHGFGLWSRERAFFSELWRRVGIPLSGGITTLFHGNYEHSPVGVHLDRFTTFLFCLRGRKRMRFWAKRPWSMPVTTLVDYAPYLEKSFTAEVGPGDILYWPASYHHVGESAGEGVATSVNVGIPITGHQTRDDVEDLLNAGHGHAPRARDAARSPPLVRGILDGEGILSRELPVALRLAANTLREITHDTRTQANIRTLWLNRLSSGGFEPSPPPARRRVLKDTDVLHGNKAFPILVEKTGAGWCCSANGKALHVSGPRQPVNKLVATLNTAREVPVSELLHPFPSRGALPHRVLESLPATRAGMRRMLENLLTFRAIHVIGSSRGK; the protein is encoded by the coding sequence ATGGCCCGCATCGACATCCAGCGCCGGTTCGACTGGGACCTCTTCGTCACGCGCTATTGGAACCGGCGGCCGGTGCTCTACCAGGCGACGGGCGCCAGTCCCTTCGAGGACGCAGATGCGTTCGACGCGGCCCTCGGCGCCTCGCGTGGCGCCATGGCCCCACCCACGGCCATCGAGGCGCGCACGGACGTCCAGTTCACCATCGACAAGGGCCAGCCCGTCCAACCAGGCCCCTGGCTGCCCCGGGACACCGACGGTTCACTGGACGGCTATGACGCGCGGCTCGCGGCCACGCTGGGCTCGCGGCGCTACGCGCTCATCATCTCCCTGCTGCACTCGCATGGCTTCGGGCTCTGGTCTCGGGAACGGGCCTTCTTCTCCGAGCTCTGGCGGCGCGTGGGAATTCCCCTGTCGGGCGGAATCACCACGCTGTTCCATGGGAACTACGAGCACAGTCCGGTGGGCGTCCACCTGGACCGCTTCACCACGTTCCTGTTCTGCCTGCGGGGCCGCAAACGGATGCGCTTCTGGGCCAAGCGCCCCTGGAGCATGCCCGTCACCACCCTGGTGGACTACGCGCCCTATCTGGAGAAGTCCTTCACCGCGGAAGTGGGACCGGGCGACATCCTCTACTGGCCCGCCAGCTATCACCACGTGGGCGAAAGCGCGGGCGAAGGCGTCGCCACCAGCGTCAACGTGGGCATTCCCATCACCGGGCACCAGACGCGCGACGACGTGGAGGACCTCTTGAACGCGGGCCACGGCCACGCACCGCGAGCGCGTGACGCGGCGCGAAGCCCTCCGCTGGTGCGAGGGATTCTCGACGGAGAGGGCATCCTGTCGCGCGAATTGCCTGTCGCGCTGCGGCTGGCCGCCAATACCTTGCGTGAAATCACCCACGACACACGAACACAGGCGAACATTCGCACCCTGTGGCTCAACCGGCTCTCCTCGGGTGGCTTCGAGCCCTCACCCCCTCCCGCGCGACGAAGAGTCCTCAAGGACACCGACGTTCTTCACGGGAATAAAGCCTTCCCCATCCTGGTGGAGAAAACAGGCGCGGGATGGTGCTGCTCGGCCAACGGTAAGGCATTGCATGTTTCAGGCCCCCGGCAACCCGTGAATAAACTTGTCGCGACACTGAACACGGCGCGCGAGGTGCCCGTGAGCGAACTCCTGCACCCCTTTCCCTCGCGCGGCGCGCTGCCGCACCGTGTCTTGGAATCCTTGCCCGCAACCCGGGCGGGCATGCGTCGGATGCTGGAAAATCTACTGACATTTCGAGCCATCCACGTGATTGGCTCATCACGCGGCAAATAA
- a CDS encoding HEAT repeat domain-containing protein produces the protein MSRLFRPARRAMGLLALTLCPLLPAAAQATATDAPPALRASTCSVRGLMDDIRRGLGSGSAAYKRYLRTLLREAAVTLPDAELRDAFARETDPLMAEHLAAALVARAEREADTTAMDAVARRAMEDADPAVRAATLRAMRRTGALEKTGDLYERMVRDESPQVRQEAATNLIEDNAHVYAGQYGPAADTAVASAAAAKDPAVTARILDNLSTEKISAESAERIQSLLRSDDASVRKAAVNALGGVPAEQMQGSREALLAMYREEKDPGVRKALLQSVAQLGFEGAIPDLQRLRAMDPRLAGEADAWIEVLGMGLQEWSLLLREKQRLQQAP, from the coding sequence ATGTCACGCCTCTTCCGCCCCGCCCGCCGCGCGATGGGTCTGCTCGCGCTCACCCTCTGTCCGCTGCTGCCCGCCGCCGCCCAGGCCACGGCCACCGACGCGCCGCCCGCGCTGCGCGCCAGCACCTGCTCGGTGCGGGGATTGATGGATGACATCCGCCGCGGCCTCGGCTCGGGCTCCGCGGCCTACAAGCGCTACCTGCGCACGCTGCTGCGCGAGGCCGCCGTCACGCTGCCGGACGCGGAGCTGCGCGACGCCTTCGCGCGGGAGACGGACCCGCTGATGGCCGAGCACCTCGCGGCGGCGCTGGTGGCCCGCGCCGAACGCGAGGCGGACACCACCGCCATGGACGCGGTGGCCCGTCGCGCGATGGAGGACGCCGACCCGGCCGTGCGCGCCGCCACGCTGCGCGCCATGCGCCGCACCGGCGCGCTGGAAAAAACAGGCGACCTGTACGAACGGATGGTGCGGGACGAGTCCCCGCAGGTGCGCCAGGAAGCGGCGACGAACCTCATCGAGGACAACGCCCACGTCTACGCGGGCCAGTACGGCCCGGCGGCGGACACCGCGGTGGCGTCCGCGGCGGCGGCCAAGGACCCCGCGGTGACGGCGCGCATCCTGGACAACCTCTCCACGGAGAAAATCAGCGCCGAGTCCGCCGAACGCATCCAGTCCCTGCTGCGCAGCGACGACGCGAGCGTGCGCAAGGCGGCCGTCAACGCGCTGGGGGGCGTCCCGGCGGAGCAGATGCAGGGGTCCCGCGAAGCACTGCTCGCCATGTACCGCGAGGAGAAGGACCCCGGCGTGCGCAAGGCCCTGCTCCAGAGCGTCGCCCAGCTCGGCTTCGAGGGCGCGATTCCCGACCTCCAGCGGCTGCGCGCCATGGACCCGCGCCTGGCGGGGGAGGCCGACGCGTGGATTGAGGTGCTCGGCATGGGCCTTCAGGAGTGGAGCCTGCTCCTGAGGGAGAAGCAGCGGTTGCAGCAGGCTCCGTGA
- a CDS encoding DUF4135 domain-containing protein, producing MDAIRAGRADSGFFPPIARPGPERVLHEARPFQGADDAARLSALLSRPEFQPLVMLYEALGEGCEAIARQHAGLFAARVVRITNGALFGPVLLEAFTLCAATPAADGPHPGVRRLGDGFLAFFGLFVKRLARDAKAGIFQREGFEGPITHLWTNPEETHNGRQHVLRVQFRRGGALAYKPRPASGESLFLAEPARRTPRSFFDWVNGLPPASGEVRLPTLRVLRGRGRDGAAYSWQDWIERPAQWGTLRSTSRLKLQACQLSPPQAARFWHRAGALTATCFAVGASDLLGSNLVVGVRRGQREPLPHLVDLEVFFCPVRRLPETGLISDSARRGDHHIGFEWRAWWCTTGGPLLCFFPGRGGALQLHPRRQAWARDEARSVVADTEGNVGYAAYLLPFLRGMFDVWTKLLMERERVADFLTRAARRHSVRVLVKPSDAYGAAQEQMMLSSQRQVPASVSRGRVRFSDEEREQLARFDVPYFFRRADGGPLLMMDAPPASPAFRPVGPQQFVDALEAPAPHILSGEQLGLMNLGVALRDAVDAIAQDLRHRVQEAPEWGVRLALEEDRRKGAVSFDWPETGKRLTFSWNRRTVRLSDAPLEAAPAPRSGERARRARPTA from the coding sequence ATGGACGCCATCCGCGCGGGACGGGCGGACAGCGGCTTCTTCCCGCCCATCGCCCGGCCCGGCCCCGAGCGCGTGCTGCATGAAGCCCGCCCTTTTCAAGGCGCGGACGACGCCGCGCGGTTGAGCGCCCTGCTCTCACGCCCTGAATTCCAGCCGCTGGTGATGCTCTATGAAGCACTGGGTGAAGGATGCGAAGCCATCGCGCGACAGCACGCGGGCCTGTTCGCCGCGCGCGTGGTGCGCATCACCAACGGAGCGCTGTTCGGCCCGGTGCTGCTGGAGGCCTTCACCCTGTGCGCCGCCACGCCCGCGGCGGACGGGCCGCATCCAGGCGTGCGACGCCTGGGGGACGGCTTCCTGGCCTTCTTCGGCCTCTTCGTGAAGCGGCTCGCGCGTGACGCGAAGGCGGGCATCTTCCAGCGCGAGGGCTTCGAGGGCCCCATCACCCACCTCTGGACCAACCCCGAGGAGACGCACAACGGACGCCAGCACGTCCTGCGCGTCCAGTTCCGACGGGGCGGCGCGCTGGCCTACAAACCCCGGCCCGCGAGCGGTGAGTCCCTCTTCCTGGCCGAACCCGCACGGCGCACGCCGCGCTCGTTCTTCGACTGGGTCAACGGCCTGCCGCCAGCGTCCGGCGAGGTGAGGCTGCCCACGCTGCGCGTCCTGCGAGGGCGAGGCCGCGACGGCGCGGCCTACAGTTGGCAGGACTGGATTGAGCGTCCGGCCCAGTGGGGGACGCTTCGCAGCACGTCGCGGCTGAAGCTCCAGGCCTGCCAACTGTCACCGCCCCAGGCCGCGCGCTTCTGGCACCGCGCCGGCGCGCTCACCGCCACGTGCTTCGCCGTGGGCGCGTCCGACCTGCTGGGCAGCAACCTGGTGGTGGGCGTCCGGCGCGGACAACGCGAGCCCCTGCCCCACCTGGTGGACCTGGAGGTGTTCTTCTGCCCCGTGCGCCGGCTGCCGGAGACGGGGCTGATTTCGGACAGCGCCCGGAGGGGCGACCACCACATCGGCTTCGAGTGGCGAGCCTGGTGGTGCACCACCGGCGGCCCGCTGCTGTGCTTCTTCCCTGGCCGGGGCGGAGCGCTCCAGCTTCACCCCCGAAGGCAGGCGTGGGCCCGCGACGAAGCCCGGTCCGTGGTGGCGGACACCGAGGGCAACGTGGGCTACGCTGCCTACCTGCTGCCCTTCCTGCGCGGCATGTTCGACGTGTGGACGAAGCTGCTGATGGAGCGGGAGCGGGTGGCGGACTTCCTGACGCGCGCGGCGCGGCGGCACTCCGTGCGCGTGCTCGTCAAACCGTCGGACGCGTACGGCGCCGCGCAGGAGCAGATGATGCTGTCGTCCCAGCGTCAGGTCCCCGCGTCGGTGAGCCGAGGCCGCGTGCGATTCAGCGACGAGGAGCGTGAACAGTTGGCCCGCTTCGACGTGCCGTACTTCTTTCGCAGGGCGGACGGCGGCCCCCTGCTGATGATGGACGCGCCGCCCGCGTCTCCGGCGTTCCGGCCCGTGGGGCCACAGCAATTCGTGGACGCCTTGGAGGCCCCCGCCCCGCACATCCTCAGCGGAGAGCAGCTCGGCTTGATGAACCTGGGCGTGGCCCTGCGAGACGCGGTGGATGCCATTGCCCAGGACCTGCGTCACCGCGTCCAGGAAGCCCCTGAGTGGGGCGTGCGTCTGGCATTGGAGGAGGACCGCCGCAAGGGCGCGGTGTCTTTCGACTGGCCGGAGACGGGCAAACGCCTGACGTTCTCCTGGAACCGCCGCACCGTGCGGCTGAGCGACGCGCCCCTGGAGGCGGCGCCCGCTCCCCGGAGTGGAGAGCGGGCACGGCGGGCCCGACCTACCGCTTGA
- a CDS encoding M20 family metallopeptidase, whose amino-acid sequence MAMNVQTATESSDRIWEQEILPALERYIRIPNKSPAFDPDWVRSGHMEAAVQLVADWCQAQAPHLPGLVLEVVRLKDEKGRERTPVIYMEVPGTKGDDTVLLYGHLDKQPEMTGWRKDLTPWTPLREGDKLYGRGGADDGYSAFASLTALRLLREQGLPHARCVVLIEACEESGSYDLPAYIEALAPRIGKPSLVVCLDSGCANYEQLWMTTSLRGMVAGDLRVDVLTEGVHSGDASGIVPSSFRVMRQVLSRVEEESTGKVLVEALYTQIPEARREQARAAAKVLGDEVFSKFPWVPGIRPMSDDGAELVLNRTWRPALSVTGVDGMPPLSSAGNVLRPFTTVKLSMRIPPRVDPKAAMDALTQTLVKDPPYGATVSFHGEKSSTGWDAPPLASWLSSAVESASDAYFGRPAMAMGEGGTIPFMGMLGERFPEAQFLITGLLGPGSNAHGPNEFLHIPTGKKLTCCVASVIADHFKR is encoded by the coding sequence ATGGCCATGAACGTCCAGACCGCCACCGAGTCGTCCGACCGCATCTGGGAGCAGGAAATCCTCCCCGCGCTCGAGCGCTATATCCGCATCCCCAACAAGTCGCCCGCCTTCGACCCGGACTGGGTCCGCTCCGGCCACATGGAGGCCGCGGTGCAGCTCGTGGCGGACTGGTGCCAGGCCCAGGCGCCGCACCTGCCCGGCCTGGTGCTGGAGGTGGTGCGCCTCAAGGACGAGAAGGGCCGCGAGCGCACGCCGGTCATCTACATGGAGGTGCCGGGTACGAAGGGGGACGACACCGTCCTGCTCTACGGCCACCTGGACAAGCAGCCGGAGATGACGGGCTGGCGCAAGGACCTGACGCCGTGGACGCCGCTGCGGGAGGGCGACAAGCTCTATGGCCGCGGCGGCGCGGATGACGGCTACTCCGCCTTCGCCTCGCTCACCGCCCTGCGCCTGCTGCGCGAGCAGGGCCTGCCGCACGCGCGCTGCGTGGTGTTGATCGAGGCGTGCGAGGAGAGCGGCAGCTACGACTTGCCGGCCTACATCGAGGCGCTGGCGCCGCGCATCGGCAAGCCGTCGCTGGTGGTGTGCCTGGACTCGGGCTGCGCCAACTACGAGCAGCTCTGGATGACCACGTCGCTGCGCGGCATGGTCGCCGGCGACCTGCGCGTGGACGTGCTCACGGAGGGCGTGCACTCCGGTGACGCCAGCGGCATCGTCCCGTCGTCCTTCCGCGTCATGCGGCAGGTGCTGTCGCGCGTGGAGGAGGAGTCCACGGGCAAGGTGCTGGTGGAGGCGCTGTACACGCAGATTCCGGAGGCGCGGCGCGAGCAGGCCCGCGCGGCGGCCAAGGTGCTGGGAGACGAGGTCTTCTCCAAGTTCCCCTGGGTGCCGGGCATCCGCCCCATGTCGGACGACGGCGCGGAGCTGGTGCTCAACCGCACCTGGCGCCCGGCCCTGTCGGTGACGGGTGTGGACGGCATGCCGCCGCTGAGCAGCGCGGGCAACGTGCTGCGGCCCTTCACCACCGTGAAGCTGTCCATGCGCATTCCCCCGCGCGTGGACCCCAAGGCGGCCATGGACGCGCTCACGCAGACGCTGGTGAAGGACCCGCCGTACGGCGCGACGGTGTCGTTCCATGGCGAGAAGTCCAGCACCGGCTGGGACGCGCCGCCGCTGGCCTCCTGGCTGTCGAGCGCGGTGGAGTCCGCGTCCGACGCCTACTTCGGCCGTCCGGCCATGGCCATGGGCGAGGGCGGCACCATCCCCTTCATGGGCATGCTGGGTGAGCGCTTCCCGGAAGCGCAATTCCTCATCACCGGCCTGCTGGGCCCGGGCAGCAACGCCCACGGCCCCAATGAGTTCCTCCACATCCCCACCGGCAAGAAGCTGACGTGCTGCGTGGCCAGCGTCATCGCTGACCACTTCAAGCGGTAG
- a CDS encoding discoidin domain-containing protein yields the protein MNRQHSTSSRGGWKRFRTSVTAFSLAVGAFATPALAAGGFVSATASSFDGPTPPSMAIDGNAATRWSASGAGQWIRADMGSVKPLNGLDISWFRGNERINLFDIATSTNGTTFTRVYVGISSGKSAGFERVTFPTVNARYVRVTFYGSTQTTWGSITDMVALSGSTVPEPEPNPNPNPEPEPEPEPEPQPEPEPNPEPTPSQDRFGVKMLYPTKAGGEQWFLADNATSDNRFDPQNSISRNSDGSWKMKNSKVRMSVFTSTGYSASKIPTYDRDVLASRGYMQAANDWRNIEMTGFVKVNSVSDVTDNFAWYARGGKHNDNHSGCEGSSYKGSLHYDGRVRWQKETWHVSYDQASYKSGTSALRGRWVGFKSIMRNTKVNGKDAVRLEMYLNENADKVTWKKVYDMVDSGTWGGDASHCGGAVNAMPITWGGPIAVFRWDSANDVDFKWLSVREIPAEQ from the coding sequence TTGAATCGACAGCACTCGACTTCGTCCCGGGGGGGATGGAAGCGCTTCCGCACGTCTGTCACCGCGTTCTCGCTGGCCGTCGGCGCGTTCGCGACACCCGCGCTGGCCGCAGGAGGCTTCGTCTCCGCTACCGCCAGTTCCTTCGACGGGCCCACCCCGCCGTCGATGGCGATTGACGGCAACGCCGCCACACGTTGGTCCGCCTCCGGCGCGGGCCAGTGGATTCGCGCGGACATGGGGTCGGTGAAGCCGTTGAACGGACTGGATATCTCCTGGTTCCGTGGCAACGAGCGCATCAACCTCTTCGACATCGCCACGTCGACGAATGGCACCACGTTCACCCGCGTCTACGTGGGCATCTCCTCCGGGAAGTCGGCTGGCTTCGAGCGCGTCACCTTCCCCACGGTGAATGCGCGCTACGTGCGCGTCACCTTCTACGGCAGCACGCAGACGACCTGGGGCAGCATCACGGACATGGTGGCCCTCTCCGGCTCCACCGTCCCGGAGCCCGAGCCGAACCCGAATCCGAATCCCGAGCCGGAACCCGAGCCGGAACCCGAGCCGCAGCCGGAGCCGGAGCCGAACCCCGAGCCGACGCCCAGCCAGGACAGGTTCGGCGTGAAGATGCTCTACCCGACCAAGGCCGGCGGCGAGCAGTGGTTCCTGGCGGACAACGCGACGTCCGACAATCGGTTCGATCCGCAGAACTCCATCAGCCGCAACTCGGACGGCTCCTGGAAGATGAAGAACAGCAAGGTGCGCATGTCCGTGTTCACCTCCACGGGCTACAGCGCGTCCAAGATTCCGACGTATGACCGCGACGTGCTGGCCAGCCGCGGCTACATGCAGGCGGCGAACGACTGGCGCAACATCGAGATGACCGGCTTCGTGAAGGTCAACTCCGTGTCCGACGTCACGGACAACTTCGCGTGGTACGCGCGTGGCGGCAAGCACAACGACAACCACTCGGGTTGCGAGGGCAGCAGCTACAAGGGCTCGCTGCACTACGACGGCCGCGTGCGTTGGCAGAAGGAGACGTGGCACGTGTCGTACGACCAGGCGTCGTACAAGTCCGGCACGTCCGCGCTGCGCGGGCGCTGGGTGGGCTTCAAGTCCATCATGCGCAACACCAAGGTCAACGGGAAGGACGCCGTTCGCCTGGAGATGTACCTGAACGAGAACGCCGACAAGGTCACCTGGAAGAAGGTCTACGACATGGTGGACTCCGGCACCTGGGGCGGCGACGCCAGCCACTGCGGCGGCGCGGTGAACGCCATGCCCATCACCTGGGGCGGCCCCATCGCGGTGTTCCGGTGGGACAGCGCCAACGACGTGGACTTCAAGTGGCTGTCCGTCCGCGAAATCCCCGCGGAGCAGTGA
- a CDS encoding glutathione S-transferase family protein — protein MKLYFNPRSRAVIAKWMLDECGAPYEIVPIDFDKKENKSPEFLKINPAGKLPALVDGDTRLFESTAICLYLAEKFPEAQLAPKPGDKDRGRYLSLMVYSTSQVEPAMGDHLMKLPTGPSRGWTDFETVLNVIEGELGNGPYLFGERFTAADVMIGSMLIWMRIFGSKTGRPALEAYIERLLARPKGMKLS, from the coding sequence ATGAAGCTCTATTTCAATCCTCGAAGCCGCGCGGTCATCGCCAAGTGGATGTTGGATGAGTGTGGCGCGCCGTATGAAATCGTCCCCATCGACTTCGACAAGAAGGAAAACAAGTCGCCTGAGTTCTTGAAGATCAACCCTGCTGGGAAATTGCCAGCACTGGTGGATGGCGACACGCGGCTGTTCGAGAGCACGGCCATCTGTCTTTACCTGGCGGAGAAATTCCCCGAAGCCCAGCTCGCGCCGAAGCCGGGGGACAAGGACCGGGGCCGCTACCTGTCGTTGATGGTGTACTCCACGTCGCAGGTGGAGCCGGCCATGGGCGACCACCTGATGAAGCTCCCGACGGGGCCCTCGCGCGGCTGGACGGACTTCGAGACGGTGCTGAACGTCATCGAGGGGGAGCTGGGCAACGGGCCCTACCTGTTCGGTGAGCGCTTCACCGCGGCCGACGTGATGATTGGCTCCATGCTCATCTGGATGCGCATCTTCGGCAGCAAGACGGGCCGTCCAGCGCTGGAGGCCTATATCGAGCGCCTGCTCGCCCGCCCCAAGGGCATGAAGCTGAGCTGA